In the genome of Deltaproteobacteria bacterium HGW-Deltaproteobacteria-18, one region contains:
- a CDS encoding peptidase has protein sequence MTFCLGITVEDGLVGLADTRITAGNEMTTAQKLSTYETQSGAVFFMTSGLRSLRDKVATYFEEALESGPPPDKLYKAVNLFAGLVRRVANEDKEYLDASGLQFNIHTIMGGQFSADATHKLFLIYPQGNWVEITSGTPYHIIGETGYGKPVLDRTLKHEDSIHFALKVGCLAFDSTRISAADVDFPLDVVVYSKGSFSLIEHRFEQGDLAHISTWWQDRLRESVHALPSEWIDAIAASLSPSSRKLHSKTED, from the coding sequence ATGACTTTTTGTCTCGGCATCACGGTGGAAGACGGCCTGGTCGGCCTGGCGGACACCCGCATCACCGCCGGCAATGAAATGACCACGGCGCAGAAACTCAGCACCTATGAGACCCAGAGCGGGGCGGTCTTTTTCATGACCTCCGGCCTTCGCTCCCTGCGTGACAAGGTGGCCACCTACTTCGAGGAGGCCCTGGAGTCCGGACCCCCTCCGGACAAACTCTACAAGGCCGTGAACCTCTTTGCCGGCCTCGTTCGGCGCGTGGCCAATGAAGACAAGGAGTATCTCGACGCCTCAGGGCTGCAGTTCAACATCCACACCATCATGGGCGGACAGTTTTCGGCCGACGCCACGCACAAGCTCTTCCTGATCTACCCGCAGGGCAACTGGGTGGAGATCACCTCCGGCACTCCCTACCATATCATTGGCGAAACCGGCTACGGCAAGCCGGTCCTTGACCGGACCCTGAAACACGAGGACTCCATCCATTTCGCCCTCAAGGTCGGCTGCCTGGCCTTCGACTCCACGCGAATCAGCGCCGCCGACGTGGATTTCCCTCTCGATGTGGTGGTCTATTCCAAGGGATCCTTTTCCCTCATCGAACATCGTTTCGAGCAAGGCGACCTGGCGCACATCTCCACCTGGTGGCAGGATCGGCTTCGTGAGAGCGTCCACGCCCTGCCCTCGGAATGGATCGACGCCATCGCGGCCAGCCTCTCCCCCAGCAGTCGCAAGCTGCACTCCAAAACCGAGGATTGA
- a CDS encoding molybdopterin oxidoreductase — MNETIVTTCTRDCPNTCGLLAETCDGRLIALKGNPGHPITRGLTCVKAARYIKRIYSPERITRPLIRDRRSHAWRDATWDEALDIVAGRLKSIAAESGPEAILYYQGYGERTALKLLNRYFFNLFGGVTTPVGSLCGGTGQSAQDLDFGRRVSHDPLDHANSASMILWGRNPVSTNISLVPVIREIRRRGGRVVLIDPVSSKSASLANRHIAPRPGADAFLAMAVAKLILAQGAEDRNFMENHAVDADDYLRILARHSVEELCARCDTDVEDARFLAETLMRQKPTAILLGWGMHRHRQAHLSIRAIDALAAISGNIGVCGGGVSQGFEEYGPFDQKFWGDDLNPPRRTLLLPRIGEEILCARDPEIRMIYVTAANPVCMAPNTAKMTAAFQHAEFVVYSGHFLDDTADQAHVFLPATTFLEEEDVMASYGHNHVGPVNPAIAPMGECRSEFEMFHDLAGRFDFTDRFQRSVKDWLHDICAPIREQGCSMADLQKKAFRLDAPMVPYADKKFSTPSGRFQFMTEFKPADLDRSDPAYPYRLLTIAPHGFICSERTLAEHDPLPVVVLAEEEASRLGLDNGEEVTVESRTGAVRAILEVKPGQRRDILVAERGGWLKAGHGLNRLTPDISSTVGRGTPYYETRVRVIKNA, encoded by the coding sequence ATGAATGAAACAATCGTGACCACCTGCACCAGAGACTGTCCCAACACCTGCGGCCTCCTGGCCGAAACATGCGACGGCCGTCTGATCGCCCTCAAGGGGAATCCCGGTCACCCCATTACAAGGGGGCTGACCTGCGTGAAGGCGGCGCGATACATCAAGCGGATCTACAGTCCTGAGCGCATCACCCGCCCGCTGATCCGCGACCGGCGCTCCCATGCGTGGAGAGACGCCACCTGGGACGAAGCGCTGGATATTGTCGCCGGCCGCTTGAAGTCCATCGCCGCCGAGTCAGGACCCGAGGCCATCCTCTACTATCAGGGATATGGGGAGCGCACGGCCCTGAAACTCCTGAACCGCTACTTCTTCAATCTTTTCGGCGGTGTGACCACGCCGGTGGGATCGCTATGCGGCGGGACGGGACAGAGCGCCCAGGATCTTGATTTCGGCAGGCGCGTATCCCACGATCCTCTGGACCACGCCAACAGCGCGTCCATGATCCTGTGGGGGCGCAACCCCGTCTCGACCAACATCAGCCTCGTCCCCGTCATTCGCGAGATACGGCGGCGCGGCGGCAGGGTCGTGCTCATCGACCCGGTATCCAGCAAGTCAGCATCTCTCGCGAACAGGCATATCGCGCCCAGACCCGGCGCCGACGCCTTTCTGGCCATGGCCGTGGCCAAGCTCATCCTGGCGCAGGGGGCCGAAGACCGCAACTTCATGGAAAACCATGCGGTGGACGCAGACGACTACCTACGCATTCTGGCCCGGCACAGCGTGGAAGAATTGTGCGCGCGCTGCGACACGGATGTGGAGGATGCTCGCTTCCTGGCCGAAACCCTCATGCGCCAAAAACCGACAGCCATCCTGCTTGGCTGGGGCATGCACCGCCACAGGCAGGCCCATCTGTCCATCCGGGCCATCGACGCGCTGGCCGCCATCAGCGGCAACATCGGGGTCTGCGGAGGAGGAGTCAGCCAGGGTTTCGAGGAATACGGGCCCTTCGACCAGAAATTCTGGGGCGATGACCTGAACCCGCCGCGACGGACCCTGCTGCTGCCGCGCATCGGAGAGGAGATCCTGTGCGCTCGCGACCCCGAAATCCGCATGATATACGTCACGGCCGCCAACCCCGTGTGCATGGCCCCGAACACGGCCAAAATGACTGCCGCGTTCCAGCACGCCGAATTCGTGGTCTATTCCGGGCACTTTCTGGACGACACCGCCGACCAGGCCCACGTCTTCCTGCCGGCCACGACGTTTCTGGAGGAAGAGGACGTCATGGCCAGCTACGGCCACAATCATGTTGGCCCGGTCAACCCGGCCATCGCGCCCATGGGCGAGTGCCGAAGCGAATTCGAGATGTTTCACGACCTGGCCGGACGCTTCGACTTTACAGACCGTTTCCAGCGCAGCGTCAAGGACTGGCTGCACGACATCTGCGCGCCCATCCGGGAGCAGGGATGCTCCATGGCGGATCTGCAAAAAAAAGCCTTCCGGCTGGATGCGCCCATGGTCCCCTACGCGGACAAAAAATTTTCCACACCCTCGGGCAGGTTTCAGTTCATGACCGAGTTCAAGCCCGCTGATCTTGACCGCTCCGACCCAGCATACCCATACAGGCTGCTGACCATCGCCCCTCACGGATTCATCTGTTCCGAAAGGACCCTGGCCGAACATGATCCGCTGCCCGTGGTCGTCCTGGCGGAAGAGGAGGCAAGCCGCCTCGGGCTGGATAATGGGGAAGAAGTGACGGTGGAAAGCCGGACAGGGGCTGTCCGGGCCATACTTGAAGTAAAACCCGGACAGCGGCGTGACATTCTGGTGGCTGAACGCGGAGGCTGGCTCAAGGCCGGGCACGGACTGAACCGACTGACCCCGGACATCTCAAGCACCGTGGGACGCGGCACTCCCTACTACGAGACGCGCGTACGCGTCATAAAAAACGCCTGA
- a CDS encoding NADP-specific glutamate dehydrogenase, with protein MSMEILELVKRRDPGEVEFHQAVTEVMESIEPALERNPEYRRAGIVERMVEPERVVIFRVPWVDDHGDVHVNRGFRVQMNSAIGPYKGGLRFHPSVNLGILKFLAFEQVFKNSLTTLPMGGGKGGADFDPKGKSDNEVQRFCQSFMLELFRHIGSNTDVPAGDIGVGAREVGFMFGMYKKLRNEFTGVLTGKGASWGGSLVRPEATGYGAVYFAGEMLAAQGKTLEGTRSLVSGSGNVAQFTMEKLLQLGSSPITFSDSSGYIYDEAGVTPEKLAFIKHLKNVRRGRVREYVDAYPEAVFTAADYALGYNPLWAHKADCAFPCATQNEISRRDAESMVAGGVRVVTEGANMPTSHEGVHIFLDNGVLFGPGKAANAGGVSVSGLEMTQNSMRLSWTRQEVDDRLKLIMKTIHKVCMDTAATYGKPLNYVVGANIAGFVKVADAMLDQGVV; from the coding sequence ATGAGCATGGAGATTCTTGAACTGGTCAAGCGGCGGGATCCGGGCGAAGTGGAATTTCATCAGGCCGTGACGGAGGTCATGGAGTCCATCGAACCGGCGCTTGAGCGCAATCCCGAATATCGCCGGGCGGGGATTGTGGAACGCATGGTCGAGCCGGAGCGCGTCGTCATTTTCCGGGTTCCATGGGTTGACGATCACGGGGATGTGCACGTCAACCGGGGTTTCAGGGTCCAGATGAACAGCGCCATCGGGCCCTACAAGGGCGGCCTGCGTTTTCATCCCTCCGTCAATCTCGGCATTCTCAAGTTTCTGGCCTTTGAACAGGTCTTCAAGAATTCCCTGACCACCCTGCCCATGGGTGGGGGCAAGGGCGGCGCGGATTTCGATCCCAAGGGCAAGTCCGACAACGAGGTGCAGAGATTCTGCCAGAGCTTCATGCTCGAACTCTTCCGGCACATCGGGTCGAACACGGACGTACCTGCCGGGGACATCGGCGTGGGCGCGCGCGAAGTGGGTTTCATGTTCGGCATGTACAAGAAGCTTAGAAATGAATTCACGGGAGTGTTGACCGGCAAGGGCGCTTCCTGGGGCGGCAGCCTGGTCCGGCCCGAGGCCACGGGTTACGGGGCGGTCTATTTTGCAGGCGAGATGCTCGCGGCCCAGGGAAAGACGCTGGAAGGGACGCGCAGCCTGGTCTCCGGATCGGGCAACGTGGCCCAGTTCACCATGGAAAAGCTGTTGCAGCTGGGCAGTTCCCCGATCACCTTTTCGGATTCGTCGGGCTACATATACGATGAGGCCGGAGTTACGCCCGAGAAGCTCGCCTTCATCAAGCACCTCAAGAATGTGCGCCGTGGGAGGGTTCGTGAGTACGTGGACGCTTATCCCGAGGCCGTTTTCACTGCGGCGGATTATGCGCTTGGGTACAATCCCCTCTGGGCGCACAAGGCGGACTGCGCCTTCCCGTGCGCCACGCAGAATGAAATCAGCCGGCGCGACGCGGAGAGCATGGTGGCTGGCGGGGTGCGGGTCGTGACGGAGGGCGCGAACATGCCGACCTCGCACGAGGGCGTGCACATCTTTCTGGACAACGGGGTGCTTTTCGGCCCCGGCAAGGCCGCCAACGCCGGCGGAGTCTCGGTCTCGGGCCTGGAGATGACCCAGAACAGCATGCGCCTGAGCTGGACCAGGCAGGAAGTGGATGACCGGCTGAAGCTGATCATGAAGACCATCCACAAGGTCTGCATGGACACGGCGGCCACCTACGGCAAGCCTCTCAACTATGTCGTGGGTGCCAATATCGCCGGCTTCGTGAAGGTGGCCGACGCCATGCTGGATCAGGGCGTGGTCTGA
- a CDS encoding transglutaminase family protein has translation MRIRVEHETSYRFSGPVFLEPHLIRLKPRQDAGQMLEDFSLKVSPEPAGQCEILDACGNAAHWLWFEGMWEALVIRTEFTARTLRDNPFDYLLHPCAFTLPLDLPALEREALLPSLGSGSPSTRGLARKFMAEAGGDSIQFLSILNAWIYQNITIIPRLEPGIFTTETTLRHGRGACRDVSLVFMEVCREAGIPARFVSGYQIGDPGQTERDLHAYPEVYLPGAGWRGYDPTLGLTVVGGHLALCAASEPELTAPITGTYRGNATNELLHKIHLETMPEKTNG, from the coding sequence ATGCGCATCCGGGTGGAGCACGAAACCAGCTATCGCTTCAGCGGGCCCGTCTTCCTCGAGCCGCATCTGATCCGCCTCAAGCCCCGACAGGATGCAGGTCAGATGCTTGAAGATTTCAGCCTCAAGGTCAGCCCCGAACCTGCCGGCCAGTGCGAAATCCTGGACGCATGCGGCAACGCCGCCCATTGGCTGTGGTTCGAGGGCATGTGGGAGGCGCTGGTGATCCGCACGGAATTCACGGCCCGCACCCTGCGCGACAATCCCTTCGACTATCTGCTGCACCCGTGCGCCTTCACACTGCCTCTTGATCTTCCCGCCCTTGAACGCGAAGCCCTGCTGCCGTCTCTTGGGTCCGGCAGCCCCTCAACGCGCGGCCTTGCCAGGAAATTCATGGCCGAGGCAGGTGGCGACAGCATCCAATTCCTGAGCATTCTCAATGCCTGGATCTATCAGAACATTACAATAATCCCCCGGCTCGAACCGGGCATCTTTACCACGGAGACCACGCTGCGGCATGGCCGTGGCGCTTGCCGCGATGTCAGCCTCGTCTTCATGGAGGTCTGCCGGGAGGCGGGAATCCCCGCCCGGTTCGTGTCCGGCTACCAGATCGGCGACCCCGGACAAACCGAGCGGGACCTGCACGCCTATCCGGAAGTCTATCTGCCCGGAGCGGGCTGGCGCGGCTACGATCCCACTCTCGGACTTACGGTCGTCGGAGGCCATCTTGCCCTCTGCGCCGCCTCCGAACCGGAGCTGACCGCTCCCATAACCGGCACGTACAGAGGCAACGCAACAAACGAACTTCTCCACAAAATTCACCTTGAAACCATGCCTGAAAAAACAAACGGCTGA
- a CDS encoding amino acid transporter, with the protein MIFTPFLQGLGTGAGLIIAIGAQNAFVLNRGLTRNHHITVMLICALSDALLITLGLSGMGIVLAQSEALAVWATWLGVAFLFWYGLRSFHSALHSGGLAPQERAKMGLGATVAATLAVTFLNPHVYLDTVLLLGSIGGRYPEAQRFFFGAGAVTASLLWFLALGLGARLLLPFFRHPRSWAVLDVLVGLTMWGVAASLAASVFTA; encoded by the coding sequence ATGATTTTCACGCCATTTTTGCAGGGTCTGGGAACAGGCGCCGGTCTCATTATCGCCATCGGCGCACAAAACGCATTCGTGCTCAATCGGGGTTTGACCCGCAACCACCATATTACCGTGATGCTCATATGCGCCTTGAGCGATGCGTTGCTCATAACCCTGGGGCTTTCGGGCATGGGGATTGTGTTGGCTCAAAGTGAGGCCTTGGCGGTTTGGGCAACCTGGCTCGGGGTGGCCTTTCTTTTCTGGTACGGCCTGCGCTCTTTTCACTCAGCTTTGCATTCAGGAGGGCTTGCGCCCCAGGAGCGGGCAAAGATGGGGCTTGGCGCCACGGTGGCGGCTACCCTGGCCGTGACTTTTCTGAACCCGCACGTCTACCTGGATACCGTGCTCCTGCTTGGCTCCATCGGGGGACGTTATCCTGAAGCGCAGCGCTTTTTCTTCGGCGCGGGCGCTGTTACGGCCTCTCTTCTCTGGTTTCTCGCGCTGGGTCTTGGCGCGCGCCTGCTGCTCCCTTTTTTCCGTCATCCCAGATCATGGGCAGTGCTCGACGTTCTGGTGGGCCTGACCATGTGGGGCGTGGCCGCATCGCTGGCGGCATCCGTTTTTACAGCCTGA
- a CDS encoding threonine-phosphate decarboxylase, which yields MPSLPPHGGNIRSMARALGCAPEDILDFSANINPLGPPAWLRPVVARALAGTAHYPEPRAEGLRRIAAARMGLQSENVVAGNGSSELLYALPRVCAAQGITRAVLPVPCYGDYGRASAAAGISCQALTLHPEDGFAMDWAGLEGLLEVPALVFLGQPGNPAGTLLEPERILDLADRHPKSYFLIDEAFADFVPQLSRLGATVRANLFVLHSLTKFYAVPGLRLGLGYGSADVCAAIAALLPDWSVNALAQAVGEEALRDAEYSRHTMGAVNDLRSRLQADLAGLGLKVFPGSANYLLCRSEKPDAFALQERLAKSRILIRNCANYAGLDSRYFRVAVRSAEENGRLMEALSEIFGSARSRSQSVRKTPAIMLQGLSSNAGKSVLTAALCRIFLQDGLCVAPFKAQNMSLNSFVTRDGGEMGRAQVLQAQACRMEPDVRMNPVLLKPNSETGSQVIVLGKPVGNMSVGQYIRFKPQIFETITSAYDGLAAQAQVMVLEGAGSPAEVNLKSHDVVNMRMARHAGAKVLLAGDIDRGGVFASFVGTMEVMEEWERALVAGFVVNRFRGRQDLLGDAIDYVRRFTAVETLGVVPFLPNLGLPEEDSVTFKEARPFGRRAELRVVAVDLPHISNFTDLDALGLEPDVDLRIARNPEDLAGADVIILPGSRNVFADLDYLWGSGMAEAVLDSRAEIVGICGGLQMLGTCITDPSLVESAGASARPLGFLPLATQMAVDKVLCQACCVHLPSGETIRGYEIHHGRTRVLEGQIEPLMTRVDETVIGWGRADGMVWGTYLHGVFDADGFRRFFLDRLRVRKGLRPLGSVQVAYDLEAALERLASVVRESLDMERIYRLLD from the coding sequence ATGCCAAGTCTCCCCCCACACGGTGGCAATATTCGCTCCATGGCCAGGGCGCTTGGCTGCGCGCCGGAAGATATTCTGGACTTCTCGGCCAACATCAATCCTCTGGGCCCTCCCGCTTGGCTGCGCCCCGTGGTGGCTCGCGCCTTGGCCGGGACGGCCCATTATCCCGAACCACGGGCCGAAGGGCTGCGCCGGATCGCAGCCGCGCGCATGGGCCTGCAGTCCGAGAACGTGGTGGCAGGCAACGGTTCATCCGAGCTGCTTTATGCCCTGCCAAGAGTCTGCGCCGCCCAGGGAATTACGCGTGCCGTGCTGCCCGTGCCCTGTTACGGAGATTACGGGCGGGCCTCTGCGGCCGCCGGCATTTCTTGCCAGGCATTGACGCTGCACCCTGAAGACGGCTTTGCCATGGATTGGGCAGGCCTTGAGGGCTTGCTTGAGGTCCCGGCCCTGGTCTTTCTCGGTCAGCCTGGAAATCCGGCCGGGACGCTGCTCGAACCGGAGCGCATTCTGGATCTGGCCGACCGGCACCCAAAGAGTTACTTTCTTATTGATGAAGCATTCGCCGATTTTGTCCCGCAGCTTTCACGGCTGGGTGCGACGGTCCGTGCGAATCTGTTTGTACTGCATTCCCTTACCAAGTTCTATGCGGTGCCGGGACTGCGTCTGGGCCTTGGCTATGGCAGCGCAGATGTTTGTGCGGCCATAGCGGCCCTGCTCCCGGACTGGAGCGTCAACGCCCTGGCCCAGGCCGTGGGCGAAGAGGCTTTGCGTGACGCCGAGTACTCAAGGCATACCATGGGCGCGGTGAATGACCTGCGCTCTCGTCTGCAAGCTGATCTTGCGGGGCTCGGGCTGAAGGTTTTTCCGGGCAGTGCCAACTATCTGCTCTGCCGCAGTGAAAAACCGGATGCCTTCGCCTTACAGGAGCGGCTGGCCAAAAGCCGCATTCTGATCCGCAACTGCGCCAACTACGCTGGTCTGGATTCCCGTTATTTTCGTGTGGCCGTTCGTAGCGCCGAGGAGAACGGGCGTCTTATGGAGGCCCTTTCAGAAATTTTCGGATCGGCCAGGTCCCGCAGTCAATCCGTGCGCAAAACCCCGGCCATTATGCTGCAGGGGCTCTCGTCCAACGCGGGCAAGTCGGTTCTGACGGCCGCCTTGTGCCGGATATTCCTGCAGGACGGGCTTTGCGTTGCTCCGTTCAAGGCCCAGAACATGTCGCTTAACTCCTTTGTGACCCGGGACGGCGGGGAAATGGGCCGCGCCCAGGTCCTGCAGGCCCAGGCCTGTCGGATGGAGCCGGACGTGCGCATGAACCCGGTGCTCCTGAAGCCCAATTCGGAGACGGGTTCCCAGGTCATCGTGCTCGGCAAGCCCGTGGGCAACATGAGCGTGGGGCAGTACATCCGTTTCAAGCCGCAAATTTTCGAGACCATCACCTCGGCTTACGACGGGCTCGCAGCACAGGCCCAGGTCATGGTGCTGGAAGGAGCGGGCAGCCCGGCCGAGGTCAACCTCAAGTCCCACGACGTGGTCAACATGCGCATGGCCCGCCATGCCGGGGCCAAGGTGCTGCTGGCCGGAGACATCGATCGGGGCGGGGTTTTTGCCTCCTTTGTAGGCACCATGGAGGTCATGGAGGAATGGGAGCGGGCGCTGGTGGCGGGGTTTGTCGTCAACCGTTTCCGGGGCAGACAGGACCTGCTTGGAGACGCCATCGATTACGTCCGCCGTTTCACCGCTGTGGAGACTCTGGGTGTGGTGCCTTTTTTGCCAAATCTGGGACTGCCCGAGGAGGATTCAGTCACGTTCAAAGAGGCTCGGCCCTTTGGCAGGCGAGCCGAACTTCGCGTCGTGGCCGTGGATTTGCCGCATATTTCCAATTTCACGGATCTTGATGCGCTGGGGCTCGAGCCGGATGTGGATCTGCGCATCGCCAGAAATCCCGAGGATCTGGCTGGCGCTGATGTCATCATCCTGCCGGGGTCGCGCAACGTGTTCGCGGATCTGGATTATCTGTGGGGTTCGGGCATGGCCGAGGCCGTTCTGGACAGCCGGGCCGAAATCGTCGGAATCTGCGGCGGGCTGCAGATGCTGGGGACTTGCATAACGGACCCCTCCCTTGTCGAAAGCGCGGGGGCGTCTGCCCGGCCTTTGGGTTTTCTGCCTTTGGCCACGCAAATGGCTGTGGACAAGGTCTTGTGCCAGGCGTGCTGCGTGCACCTGCCTTCGGGGGAAACGATCCGTGGATATGAGATTCATCATGGACGCACGCGCGTGCTGGAGGGGCAGATCGAGCCACTCATGACCCGTGTCGACGAAACCGTGATCGGATGGGGCCGTGCCGACGGCATGGTCTGGGGCACCTATCTGCACGGAGTTTTTGATGCCGATGGGTTCCGGCGTTTCTTTCTGGATCGCCTTCGGGTGCGAAAGGGGCTGCGTCCTCTAGGGTCGGTGCAGGTGGCCTACGACCTTGAAGCCGCGCTGGAACGCCTGGCCTCGGTGGTGCGGGAGAGTCTCGACATGGAGCGGATTTACCGCCTTCTGGATTGA
- a CDS encoding tRNA glutamyl-Q(34) synthetase GluQRS: MKSFILDPETSVRGRLAPSPTGHLHLGNAWSFLLCWLAVRSAGGRMVLRMEDIDPERSRSHFAEEIMRDLAWLGLDWDEGPDLGGPYAPYTQQERLERYAEVIEALTRLGHTYPCYCTRKELKTMASAPHLEDAGPVYPGTCLQLGAAERMEREAQGRRPSLRLHGGGETRFEDLLHGEIRLGWAECGGDFPLRRSDGVIAYQLAVALDDMDQAINLVVRGADILPCTPRQIYLFKLLHAPAPRYAHVPLLLDHEGVRLAKRHQSLEMRALRDKGVSSKAVAGFLGHLAGLLPERIAATPAEMVSEFAWDKIPGRPVVLENDIESVLNLIS, translated from the coding sequence ATGAAATCCTTCATTCTTGACCCCGAAACATCTGTGCGTGGGCGGCTTGCCCCCAGTCCGACCGGACATCTTCATCTCGGCAACGCCTGGTCCTTTCTGCTGTGTTGGCTTGCGGTGCGCTCTGCCGGAGGACGGATGGTGCTGCGCATGGAGGATATCGACCCCGAGCGTTCTCGTTCGCACTTTGCAGAAGAGATCATGCGTGACCTTGCGTGGCTCGGCCTTGACTGGGACGAGGGGCCGGATCTGGGTGGCCCTTATGCGCCCTACACGCAGCAGGAGCGCCTGGAGCGCTATGCGGAGGTCATCGAGGCATTGACCCGCCTTGGCCATACGTATCCGTGTTACTGCACGCGCAAGGAACTCAAGACCATGGCCTCCGCGCCTCATCTCGAAGACGCCGGGCCGGTCTATCCGGGCACCTGTCTGCAGCTAGGTGCCGCCGAGCGCATGGAGCGGGAGGCGCAGGGCAGGCGCCCGTCCCTGCGCCTGCACGGTGGCGGAGAGACACGTTTCGAAGACCTCTTGCATGGCGAGATCCGCCTGGGATGGGCGGAATGCGGGGGAGATTTTCCGCTGCGCAGGTCAGACGGAGTCATCGCCTATCAACTGGCCGTGGCCCTTGACGACATGGACCAGGCCATAAACCTGGTGGTTCGGGGCGCGGACATCCTGCCGTGCACGCCGCGCCAGATCTATCTATTCAAGCTTCTGCATGCGCCGGCTCCTCGCTATGCCCATGTGCCCTTGCTGCTTGATCACGAGGGAGTGCGTCTGGCCAAGCGTCATCAATCGCTGGAAATGCGGGCGTTGCGTGACAAAGGAGTCTCTTCAAAGGCTGTGGCGGGGTTTCTTGGACATCTGGCGGGCTTGCTGCCCGAGCGCATCGCGGCGACGCCTGCGGAGATGGTGTCCGAGTTTGCGTGGGACAAGATCCCGGGCAGACCGGTGGTTCTTGAGAATGATATCGAAAGTGTCTTGAATCTCATTTCTTGA